In Gemmatimonadota bacterium, the sequence GAGCGCGAGGTGCGCCAGGATGCGGCCGGCGAGGCGGGTGCTGCCGAGACCATGCCCGGTGAAGCCGAGCCCGTAGCAGGCCCGGCCGCCCAGCGCGCGCCCGAAGAAGGGGGTGAGCCGGGTGGTGGAGCAGATGGCCCCGCCCCACTCGTACTCCCACCGCAGGTCGGCCAGCGCGGGGAAGTGGCGCCGCCAGCTGTGCCGGAGCGACTCGTAGTGTGCCGGGGAGTGGTCGCACGAGGGGTCCACCCGGTTGCCGCTGTAGTACGTGGCCTCGCTGGTGCCCCAGAGTACCCGCCCGTCGGCGGTGGGCCGGTAGTAATTGAAGAAGGTGCGGCCATCGGTCACCCCCTGACGGTGGCGCCAGCCCAGGGTCTCCCACTGCGCCGGGGAGAGCGGCTCGCTCACCATGATGTAGTCATAGAGCGGGATGAACCGGTGGGTGAGGCCGGGCAGCAGGTGATGGCTGTACGCGCTGGTGGCGAGCACCGCCCGGCGGGCCCGGAGCACGGTACCGTTGGCACGGAGGGCCACGCCCGCCCCGGCCTCCGCCAGTGACTCCACGGTGGTCCGCTCGTAGACGCGCACGCCCGCCCGTTCCGCCTCGCGCCGCAGGCCGTCGGTGAAGCGCGCCGGATCGAGGATCCCGCCCCCCGCCACCGCCACCCCGCCCAGGTACAGCGGCGAATGCACCTCCCCCTGCACCGCCTCACGGGAGAGCAGCCGGAAGGTGCGGATGCCCAGCCGCTCCGCCAGCTCCACGCTGCGCCCGGCCTCCTCGAGGTGGGCCTCGGTGAGCGCCACCATCAGCCGGCCGCTGGGCTCCCAGTCGCAGGCGATGCCGCGGTCCCGGATGAAGGCCACCAGCTCGGCCGCGTTCTGCTCGCCCAGGGTCGCCAGCCGCGTGGCTTCCACCGGCCCGAAATGCTGGAGGGCGAGGCCATGGCTGTGGTCCACGGTCTCGGAGAGCATGCCGGCATTGCGCCCGCTCGCGCCGTAGGCGGCGATGCCCTGCTCCACCACGGCCACGTCGCGGCCGGGGTCGAGCTCCTTGAGGAACAGCGCCGTCCACAGCCCGGTGAGCCCGGCGCCGACCACGACGATGTCGTGCTCGGCGGGGGCGGCGAGCGGCGCCGGCTCCCGGGCGGGGAGCCGCGCCAGCCAGTAGCAGGCCTGTTCGATGGGGCGCATCGGCGGCCGGCTCAGAACCCGCGGAAGGCCGTCAGGCTGATGCTGCGCGGCGGTCCCGGCGTCCGCTCCTGCACGTCGGTGTACTCGTGCTGGAACAGATTGCCCACCTTGAGCTGCAGGCCGGTGCCGAGCACCCGGTAGCCCAGCCGCAGGTCCACCACCACGATGTCCTTGCGCGGATCGAGCGGATAGACGAGCACCTCCTCCGGCCGCGAGCGGTAGCGCACGTCGATGCCGAGGAGGCCGCCGAGCAGGCCCGCGGTGCCGGTGACGGTGTGGCGCGAGCGGTAGGGCAGCTCGGTGCCGCGGGCGAGGTCCTCGGTGCCCAGCAGGAGGTAGCTCGCCTGGAAGTCGAGCAGGCGGTCCACCACGCGCACCCGGACCCCGGCGTCGAGCCCGCGGACCCGGGCGCGCTCGATGTTCTGGAACTGGAACACGAACAGCTGGCCCGAGGGGCCCGGGGCGATCAGGCGGCGGTACTCGCTCTGGAACACCGAGGCGTCGAACCAGACCCGGCCGCGGGTGCCGGTGACGCCGACCTCCCCGGTCCAGGCGCGCTCGCCCCTGAGGCCGGGATTCGGCACCACGCGGAAGCCGAACTGGGTGGTGTTCACGAACTGCTCGATGGCGCTCGGCGCACGGTAGCCACGGCCCACCGAGGTGCGCAGGTGGAGCTGCTCCGCCACGCGCCACGTGAGGCCGAGCTTGGGCAAGAGCGTGACTTCGCCCTCGCCGCCGGTGGCGCGGTGGTAGTCGAGCCGCCCGCCCGCCACGAGCTTGAGGCGCGGCGCGAGGCGGACGTCGTACTGACCGAAGAGGCCGGCGTCGGCGAGGTCGCGCCCGCCCAGGAAGTTGGAGGTGACGCGGGTGAAGCCGCCGTCGGCGCCGAGCGTGGCCACCTGGCCGTCGTGGGGAGTGACGGCCAGCTGCACGGTGCCGCCGGCCTTCAGGGCACGATGGTAGTCCGCGTTGGCGCGGAAGTCGTTGGTGAGGCTGTTGTAGTTGAGGTAGGGGCTCACCCGCAGCAGCGTCCGGCTCCGCACCAGCGGGGTGACGCTGAACCCGCTCAGGAACTTCCAGGTCTGCTCGTTGTCGCCGCGGCTGGCGGTGTCCACCTCGAAGGGGCGGTCGGCGGCGCGCCAGGTGAAGAACGAGTAGTCCACCGTGCGGACGAGCATGGCGTAGCCGTCCCACGGGTGGGCCACCCCGGGACGGGAGGCGAGCTTGGCGCGGAAGAGCCAGCGGCGGCTGGCGTCGTTGTCAGTGAAGCCGTCGGTCGTCTCTCGCGCCGCGTACAGCCGGACCCCCACGCCGCCCAGCTGGCGGGAGTGCTGGAGGCCGACGCCCTGGGCGGTGAGCCGCTCGTCGGTGAACCGGTAGCGGCCGGGCACCTGCCAGAGCCCGAGATGGGCGCGGACCACGGTCTCCTGGCGCTCGCTGACCGGGCTGGTGATGAGGTTCACCACGCCGCCGAGGGCGTTGCTGCCGTACAGCGCGGAGTAGGCGCCCTTCACCACCTCCACCCGCTCCACGTCGAGCAGCGGGATCGCCTCGAAGTCGATCTCGCCGCCGTCGCCGGTGAGCACCGGGTGGCCGTCGAGCAGCATCAGGACCCGGCTGCCGACGCCGTTGGCGATGCCGGTGGATCCGCGGATGGCCACGTCGCTGTTGTTGAAGGTGACGCCGGGGACGAAGGGCAGCACCTCGTCGATCGTGGTGACGTTGCGCTGCGCCAGCTCCCGCGCGCCCACCACCGATACGCTGGCCGGCGACTCGCCCTGGGCTTCCTCGCCCCGGCTGGCGGTGACCACGATGCCCGGCAGCTCGATGGTGGCCTGGGCCAGCGCCACGGTCACCTCGGTCCGGCCCGCCGGCACCGCCCGGACCGTCACCTGCACGGTCCCGTAGCCGATGGCGGCGACCGTCAGGACCTGGGGGCCGCTCGGCACGGGGAAGAGGCGGAACTCGCCCCGGACCCCGGTGGTGGCCCGGAGCATCGTGCCGCGGAGGAGCACGGTCGCCGCTTCGATGGGCTGCCCGGTGGCCGAATCGGTCACCCGGCCGGTGAGCAGCGCGGCATCCTCCTGAGCGGCGAGCCGGCCCGCCGCGAGGAGCAGCAGGCCGGCCAGGTGCAGCGAATGGCGGCGGAGGACTGCCAGGCGCATTACGGGCGGGTGACGGCCACCGAGACCTGCTGGCCCTGGGCGATCAGGTTGGCGTAGAGGGTGTCCTCGACCACGTCGGAGCTGCGGAGGGTGTAGGAGCCGGTCGCCTGCCCGATGAGCGGGGCGTCGGTGTCGACCGTGATCTTCCTGGCCGTGAGGGTGTAGGTGCCGGCGCCGCCGAAAGACCCCTGGCCCGGCACGTCGAGCGCGATGTCGATCGAGTCGGCCGTGAAGACGAAGGTCCCCGTGGCGCCCGGCACGTTGGTCCCCACGATGTTCAGGTTGACCATCGTCCAGGTGCCGGTGAGGTCGGGAGCCGGGCCACTCGGGCCGCCGCTGTCGCCGCCGCACGCGGCGAGGGTACCGCCGGCGAGCAGCGCGGCGAGCAGCGTGAATCCGACGCGACGAAGGCGCATGAGTTCTCCGAAGGGGGCGGGTGGATGTCGGGAGCGGCCCGGCGCGGGCCGGTCGCGGCTAGTGCATGATCATGATGTGGGCCCACGGCTTCCCGGGGTACATCAGCCAGGGCAGGCCGTTGCCGGGCCGGGTGGGGAGGCCGGTGGTCTCGCTGGTGGCGTACGGGGTGTAGACCACCTCGAGTCGGGAGGTCCCGCGGGCGAGGCCCGTGGCCTGGTCCACGCTGTCGGCCGGCGCGTAGAGGTTGAACAGGGCACGCGGGCCGTCCGGCATCTTGAGGATGCCGGCGTCGACCTCCGCCTGCCGCGCGCTGTCGATCTGCGCGTGGGAGAGGCCCAGGTCGCGCAGCTCGCGGCCGCGCCGCATGAAGGGCTCGAGGTCCTGGTGATAGCAGGAGGTCTGCCACCGCTCCACGCTCGGGTCGTCGGCCAGGCAGATGATGCCGTTGGTGCCCTGCCGCAGAATGTCCATCCGGTGGTAGTTGCGGTAGCCGAGGACGGTGGCGGCGGCGCGGAGCCCCTCGGGCGCCGCGCTCACGGCGCCGGCGATCTGGGCCTCCGCGCTGGGCACCTGGGCCCGTACGCCACTCGTCAGCAGCGAGCCGGTGAGGCCCGCCAGCAGAAAGGTGCGACTGATCATGGAAACTCCCCCGCGCCGGGAAGGTGACAGACTGGATGGATGCGGGGGTAAGTAGCGCGGGAAACGGGCGCGGGGCAAGACCCGCGGCGGAGGCCTACCCCGCCGCGTGTCGCTCGGCCTCGAGCAGCCCCGCCTTTCGCGGCAAGCCCCAGCGATACCCGCCCAGCGAACCGTCACGGCGGATCACCCGGTGGCAAGGGACCACCACCGCCACGCGGTTGGCGGCGCAGGCACTCGCCACGGCGCGGACCGCGCGGGGCCGCCCCACGCTCCGGGCCAGCTCGGTGTACGTCCGGGTCTCACCCGCGGGGATCGCCGTGAGGGCCTGCCACACCTTCCATTGGAAGGCCGTGCCCTGGAGGTCGAGCGGGATGGCCCCGGGCCCACCGGGCCGCCGCACCTCCGCGGCCACCCGGCGCACCAGCCCCCGCAGCCACGCGTCGCCGGCGTCCACGCGCGTGATGCCCGCCGCCGGGAACTGGGCGTGGAGGTCGCGCGCCAGGCCGGCATCGCGGTCGCCCAGCAGCACCGCGGCCACGCCGCGATCGGTGGCGGCCACCAGCAGGCGCCCGTGCGGCGACGCCACGATCGAATAGCGGATCTGCATGCCCCTGCCTCCCTGTTTGAACCGGCCGGGCGTCATGCCCAGCAGGCGATGCGATGCCTCGTACACCCGACTGCCCGACCCGAATCCCGCCTCGAAGACCGCGCGGCTCACCGTGCCCCCCTGCCGCAGCCCGGTCCGCAGCCGCTCGGCCCGGCGGGCCGCAGCATACTCCCGGGGGGAGACCCCGATCACCCGCTTGAAGCTCCGCTGCAGGTGACCGGCGCTCAGTCCCGCCGCCCGCGCGAGTTCGGCGAGGCTGACCCGCGTGTCGGGATGGGCGTCGAGGTGGGCCCGCGCCCGCGCCACCGCGCGCTCGGTGGAGGTGACGGCATCCTGGTCGGGATGGCAGCGCCGGCAGGCGCGGAAGCCCGCGGCCACCGCCGCGGCCGGCGTGGCGAAGAACGTGACGTTGTCCCGCCGGGGCCGGCGCGAGGGGCAGGAAGGGCGGCAGTAGATCCCCGTGCTGCGGACGGCGTAGACAAAGCGTCCGTCGGCGGCGCGGTCGCGGGCTTCCACCGCGTGCCAGGCCTGCGTGTCTCCGGGGCGTCGTTCCGTGGGCATGGGCAACAGGATAAGCCCCGGGCGAACCCGGGGCTATCCGGATGTTGCGGTGGAACTCGGCCGCGGGTCAGCCCTCGGACGCCACGGCGGCCAGGGGCTGCCAGTCCTCCGAGCCGGCCCGCGCCACGAGGACATCGGCCTCGAGCTCACCGCGCTGGATCAGTTCCCGGACCGTGGGCAACGGCACCGGCCCGCGGGGGACGCCACCCCTGGGGAGGTAGAAGTAGGTGACGGCGGTCCGCTCGGTGACCTTGGCCGCGAGCAGCTTCCCCGCCTGCCCCGCCCCGCCGGCGATCAGCTTGCCGGCCTGCCCGGCCTGGCCGGCGATGCTCCGGGTGGCGTCCGCGAGGTGGCCGCCCGCGGAGGCGAGCAGCTGCTTGAGCCGCTCCCCGTCATCGGTCTGGAACGACTTGAGCGCGGTGGCGTCCACGTTGCCGGAGATGTCGAACTCGAGGTATGGCGCCTTGGAGAAGCCGAGGAACGGCGCCACCAGCACCGTGGGGAACGCCAGGTAGGCGTTGTTGTAGTGCTTGACGGTGGCATTGAAGGCGGAGCGCGCCTGCTGGATGTCCAGCTCGCAGTGCTGGATGCTGTCCACCAGCCGGTGGTACTGCTCGTTGGCCTTGAACTCCGGGGCGCGGTCCGCGGCGGCCAGGAGCGTGGAGAGCATCTGCCCCGACTGGGCGTACGCCACGGCGATGGCGGTGGCGTTGTTGTCCTGGGCCAGCTTCATGTGGGTGAACTGCTCGCTCGCCTGGAAGCTCTTGACGATGTCGCCGAGCTGGTTGACCAGGTTGAGCTTCTTGCTGACCGCCACCTGCACGTTGGAGGTGGCCTCGCGCACCTCCTGGGCCTGCTTCTGCAGCTTGTTGTAGGTCCACGCCGCGAAGGCCACCAGCGGCAGGGCAATCCACAAGACCAGCGAAAAGAGTCCGGTGATGACGTCCCACATGGCAGACACTCCAGGCGTGAGGGCGAAGGGGCGACCGGCCGGTCAGGGCCGGCCGATATCGAAGGTGACGTTGGAGAGTGTGAGCGGCGTGGTGGCGGCCGTGGCCGGCGATGGCACCAGCGTGGCCGAAAGGGTTCCCTGGATCCGGGTGGCCGTGAGGCTGGTGATCTCGAGGGTGCCGGTATTGCCCGTCCCTCCGCCCCAGCAGCAGTTGACCGGCCCGTTGGGGTTGGTCCACGGGCCGCTCATCACCACCACGGGATCCCCGGGCGCGCTGCCGAGCGGGTAGGTACCCACGCCGGCGAACGACGTCTTGGCGATGGAGATGGAGTAGGCGGTGTTGCTGCCGCCGACGACCAGCGTGCCGCTCTGCAGCTGCATGACCACCGTGGCGGCGTGCCACGCCGCGCCGCCCACGGTGCCGTCCAGCCGGCTGCCGTAGTTGTCCGGCAGGGTGGCGAGGGTCCCGCCCAGCAGCAGGTCGAACTGGCCGTTGGTCACCACCCGCTGCCCCAGCGCCGCGCCGAGCAGGGAGTCGGCGGTGAAGGCGAAGGTGCCGACGATGTGCCCGGCAGTCAGCGTGGTGATGGTGACCGTCCCGGCCGCGCCCGAGAGAGGCGTGCTCCAGCCGCGCGGCAGGAGGTCGGTGACCTGCGCGTATCCGCCGACGTTGGTGCCCCCCATGCCCAGCCGGTAGGTCCCCACGGAATCGACGTTGTAGAGCACGATCTGGATCGTGGTGCCGTTCTGCGACCCCTGGATCAGGATGACACCGAAGGTCCCGACCTGGGCATCCTCGGAGACGGTTGCGCTGGTCCAAGGCACCCCGTCGATGACGGCGGAGATCCCGCCGGAGCCCCCGCCCCCACCCCCACCGCCGCCGCCGCCGCCGCCGCCGCCGGGACCGGTCGATCCACCACTCCCGCCACAACCAGCCACCGCCGCGAAACCGGCCAGCGTGCCCGCGGCCCATCGGATCCAGCGCATGAGGGACTCCAGGAAGGGTTCCTCCCGCCATGCGCAGTCCGGGCGCCAGAACCGTCATCCGCGATGTAACGAAGCGGCGACTGGCCCAATCGGGATTCCGGGGTAGGTTGGGGGCACGGGAACCCGTTCATGACTACCGATCCACTACCGGACAGCGACCGGGAGGTCGTTGACCGGCTGTTCGCCGCGGCCTACGAAGAGCTGCGGCGCCTTGCCACGGCGGTGCGCCGGGGCGAGTCCTCGCATACCCTGACGCCCACCGCGCTGGTGAACGAGGCATGGCTCAAGCTCTCGGCCTCCCCGGCGGTGGGCCGGCTCTCGCGCCCCGAGTTCAAGCGGGTGGCGGCGCGGGCGATGCGGCAGGTGCTGGTCGAGGCGGCGCGCCGGCGCACCGCGGACAAGCGCGGGGGCGGGATCCCGGACGTGACCTTCGACGAGGCGCTGGCCCATCCCGCCGCCTCGGGGGAGGACATGCTGCAGCTGCACGAGGCGCTGGAGACCCTGGCCACGATCAGCCCGCGCCAGGCGGCCATGGTGGAGGGTCGCTTCTTCGGCGGGCTCGAGATCCCGGAGATCGCCGAGTGGCTCGGCGTCTCCGAGGCCACGGTGCTGCGGGACTGGCGCGCGGCGCGCGCCTGGCTGGCCCACGCCCTCCGCGCGCAGGGGTGAGGCCGCGATGAACCGGGCACGCTGGGACCGGGTCCAGGCGCTGTTCCACGAGGCGCTGCCGCTGCCCGACGGGGAGCGGCGGGCCTTCCTCGAGGACGCCGCGGAGGGAGACGAGGCGCTGGTCGGCGACGTGCTGGGGATGCTGGCGCAGGACGCGCGGGGCGACTCGATCCTGGACCGTGGCGTGGGCCCCGCGGCGGAAGCCGTCATCGGCCGGCTGGACGAGGCGATGCTGGGCCGCCAGCTGTTCGGGCCCTACCGGCTGCTGCGGATCCTGGGCGAGGGGGGAATGGGCGTGGTGTACCTCGCCGATCGCGCCGACCTCGGCAGCCAGGCCGCCATCAAGATCCTCCCCGACGCCTGGCTCTCCCCGGGCCGCCGCGAGCGGTTCCTGGCCGAGCAGCGCACCCTGGCGCAGCTCAACGATCCCGGCATCGCCAGGCTCTACGATGCCGACACCCTGCCCGACGGGACGCCGTGGTTCGCGATGGAGTTCGTGGACGGCGAGCCGCTCACCGCCTGGTGCCGCAGCCACCAGTGCGGCATCCGGGAGCGGCTGGCGCTGTTCCGGACGGTGTGTGAGGCGGTCCGGCATGCCCACCAGCACGCGGTGATTCACCGCGACCTCAAGCCCTCCAACATCATGGTGCGCGCCGACGGCGTGGTGAAGCTGCTCGACTTCGGCATCGCCAAGCAGCTGGAGGCGGTGGACCTCCCGGCCGACCAGACCCGCACCGGGCTGCGCGCGCTCACCCCCGCCTACGCGGCCCCCGAGCAGCTCCGCGGGGGCCGGGTCGGGGTGCACTCCGACGTCTACTCGCTCGGGGTGGTGCTCTACGAGCTGCTCGCGGGCCGCCTGCCCCACGACCTCAGCGGCCGCTCCCCGGACGAGGCGGCGGCCATCATCGCCGCGCAGGAGCCGCCGCGACCCTCGGTGGCGGCCCGGGAGACGGCGGCGCGGGCCGGGGACCTCTGGTCGGCGCTGGGCGCCGGGGCCTGGGCCGACCTCGACGTGCTCTGCCTCACCGCCATGCGCGCCGACCCCGCGCGGCGCTATCGCACGGTGGATGCACTGCTGGCCGAAGTGGACCGGTTCCTCGACGGCCGCCCGCTCGAGGCCCGGCCCGACACCGTCGGCTACCGGCTGGGGAAGTTCGTCCGCCGGCATGCCGCGGCCGTCGGTTCCGGGGTCACGATCGCGCTGCTGGTGATCGGCCTGGTGGCCTTCTACACCCTGCGGCTGGCACGCGCGCGGAACGCCGCCCTCGCCGAGGCGGCGCGTACCGATCAGATCCAGCGCTTCATGCTGAACCTCTTCCAGGGCGGCGAGGAGGACGTGGCGCCGGCGGACAGTCTGCGCGTGGTGACCCTGCTCGAGGGCGGCGTGCAGCAGGCGGGCACCCTCGACCGCGAACCGGAGGTACAGGAGGAGCTCTACCTCACGCTTGGCTCGGTCTTCCAGCGGCTCGGCAAGCTGGACCGGGCAGACTCGCTCATCGCGAAGGCGCGGGCGCAGCGCGCCGCGCGCCTGGGCCCGGAGGACCCGGCGCTGGCCCGCGTCGATGTGGCGCTGGGCCGCCTCCGGCTCGACCAGGCCCGGTTCGAGGACGCGGAAGCCCTGGTCCGGCGTGGACTGGCCAGCGCCCGCGCGTCGCTCCCGGCCGACCACCCCACGGTCGTGGACGCCACCGTCACCCTGGGCCAGGTCCTCCAGAAGCGCGGCCGCTACGACGAGGCCATCGGGATCCTCGGCGAGGTGGTGCGACGCGACTCCACCGCCGGGGACGCCGCGCCCGACCGCGCGGCGCACCTGCGGGAGCTGGCCAACGCCCACTTCTACGCCGGCCACTACCCGGCCGCCGATTCGCTCGGCCGCCGGGTGCTGGCGCTGCACGAGCAGCGCTACGGCCGCCGGCATCCCGAGGTGGCGACGGACCTCGCGAGCCTGGGGGAGATCGAGGTGATGCTGGGACGCTATGCCGCCGCCGAGAGCTCGTACGCCCAGGCGCTGGCCATCACCGAGGGGTGGTATGGCGAGGATCACCCGGAGGTGGCCGCCAACCTCACGCGCCTGGGCCGCGCCCTCACCTATGAGCGGAAGCTCCCCGAGGCCAATGCGGCCCTCGAGCGGGCCTTCGCGATTCAGGAGCGGGTGTTCGGGCCGGTGCACCCGCAGGTGGCGGAGGCGCTCAACGAGCTCGGCAACGCGGCCTGGACCGCGGGGGAGCTCGACCTGGCGGAGGCGCGGTTCCGCCGGGTGGTGGCGATCTACCGCCAGGTGTTCGGCACGCAGCACCAGTTCGTCGCGGTGGCGATGTCCAACCTGGCCAGCGTGCTGTCGGAGAAGAAGGACTATCACACGGCGGAGGACCTGTTCCGGCAGGCCATCGCGATCTACGACGCGGTCCTCTCGCCCGGGCACGTCAACGCCGGGATCGGCCACATCAAGCTGGGCCGCACGCTGCTGCGGCAGCGGCGATTCCGCGAGGCCACCGTCGAGACCCGGGCGGGCTATGACATCCTGGTCCGCCAGACCGACCCCGCGACCTCCTTCCTCCGCGCCGCCCGCAAGGACCTCGCGGCCGCCTTCGACTCGCTCGGCGAGCCGGCCCAGGCGGCGCGCTTCCACGCCGAGCTGGCGGATACCATTCCCCCGGCCACTGCGGTGGCGCGGCCAGCCACCTAGCGGAGGCGGTCCAGGGAACCAATTGCGGGCGCATGACGTCTCCGGAGGAGCAGCCGCCGGGCGGTCCGGCGGCGGCATCACCCCAGGAGGTCCCGCGATGCACCCCGACCCAGCTCAGACCCGGCGGCTGACGCTCCGCGCCGCCGCCCTGCTCCTTCTCGTGCTGCCCCTGCGGCTCGGCGGCCAGGCCATCAACACCGACCGCGCCGGCGTGGCACTGGGCGGCTACGACGCGGTGGCGTACCACGAGGACCAGCGCGCGGTGCCCGGCACCGCTGACCTCATCGTGCAGCATGACGGCGCCACCTATCGCTTCAGCACCGCCGCGCACCGGGATGCCTTCGCGGCCGACCCGGCGCCGTACCTCCCGGCCTACGGCGGCTACTGCGCGTATGGCGTCTCCCGCGGGTACAAGGTGAAAGTCGATCCCGAGGCCTTCACCTTGGTGGAGGGACGGCTTTACCTCAACTACGACAAGGGGGTGCAGGGGCGCTGGCTCAAGGACATCCCTGGCTATGTAGCCAAGGCGGATGCCAACTGGCCGGGCCTCAAGGACCAGCCGCGGCGCTAGCGCCCCCGCCCCGGCCCCGACGGACGACGGCCCTCCCCGGCAATGGGGAGAGCCGTGTCCGTCCGCCACGCCGTCGCCCCTTCAGTCGGCGACGCGGCAGAACGCCTTGATGACACCCTGGCCCATGGTGA encodes:
- a CDS encoding FAD-dependent oxidoreductase, which codes for MRPIEQACYWLARLPAREPAPLAAPAEHDIVVVGAGLTGLWTALFLKELDPGRDVAVVEQGIAAYGASGRNAGMLSETVDHSHGLALQHFGPVEATRLATLGEQNAAELVAFIRDRGIACDWEPSGRLMVALTEAHLEEAGRSVELAERLGIRTFRLLSREAVQGEVHSPLYLGGVAVAGGGILDPARFTDGLRREAERAGVRVYERTTVESLAEAGAGVALRANGTVLRARRAVLATSAYSHHLLPGLTHRFIPLYDYIMVSEPLSPAQWETLGWRHRQGVTDGRTFFNYYRPTADGRVLWGTSEATYYSGNRVDPSCDHSPAHYESLRHSWRRHFPALADLRWEYEWGGAICSTTRLTPFFGRALGGRACYGLGFTGHGLGSTRLAGRILAHLALDRASDLLGLSLVTKPPFPYPPEPLRGLAVRAVTGALRRVDAGEPPNLMLRLLERMGLGFSS
- a CDS encoding TonB-dependent receptor, translated to MRLAVLRRHSLHLAGLLLLAAGRLAAQEDAALLTGRVTDSATGQPIEAATVLLRGTMLRATTGVRGEFRLFPVPSGPQVLTVAAIGYGTVQVTVRAVPAGRTEVTVALAQATIELPGIVVTASRGEEAQGESPASVSVVGARELAQRNVTTIDEVLPFVPGVTFNNSDVAIRGSTGIANGVGSRVLMLLDGHPVLTGDGGEIDFEAIPLLDVERVEVVKGAYSALYGSNALGGVVNLITSPVSERQETVVRAHLGLWQVPGRYRFTDERLTAQGVGLQHSRQLGGVGVRLYAARETTDGFTDNDASRRWLFRAKLASRPGVAHPWDGYAMLVRTVDYSFFTWRAADRPFEVDTASRGDNEQTWKFLSGFSVTPLVRSRTLLRVSPYLNYNSLTNDFRANADYHRALKAGGTVQLAVTPHDGQVATLGADGGFTRVTSNFLGGRDLADAGLFGQYDVRLAPRLKLVAGGRLDYHRATGGEGEVTLLPKLGLTWRVAEQLHLRTSVGRGYRAPSAIEQFVNTTQFGFRVVPNPGLRGERAWTGEVGVTGTRGRVWFDASVFQSEYRRLIAPGPSGQLFVFQFQNIERARVRGLDAGVRVRVVDRLLDFQASYLLLGTEDLARGTELPYRSRHTVTGTAGLLGGLLGIDVRYRSRPEEVLVYPLDPRKDIVVVDLRLGYRVLGTGLQLKVGNLFQHEYTDVQERTPGPPRSISLTAFRGF
- the ada gene encoding bifunctional DNA-binding transcriptional regulator/O6-methylguanine-DNA methyltransferase Ada; translation: MPTERRPGDTQAWHAVEARDRAADGRFVYAVRSTGIYCRPSCPSRRPRRDNVTFFATPAAAVAAGFRACRRCHPDQDAVTSTERAVARARAHLDAHPDTRVSLAELARAAGLSAGHLQRSFKRVIGVSPREYAAARRAERLRTGLRQGGTVSRAVFEAGFGSGSRVYEASHRLLGMTPGRFKQGGRGMQIRYSIVASPHGRLLVAATDRGVAAVLLGDRDAGLARDLHAQFPAAGITRVDAGDAWLRGLVRRVAAEVRRPGGPGAIPLDLQGTAFQWKVWQALTAIPAGETRTYTELARSVGRPRAVRAVASACAANRVAVVVPCHRVIRRDGSLGGYRWGLPRKAGLLEAERHAAG
- a CDS encoding LemA family protein, whose protein sequence is MWDVITGLFSLVLWIALPLVAFAAWTYNKLQKQAQEVREATSNVQVAVSKKLNLVNQLGDIVKSFQASEQFTHMKLAQDNNATAIAVAYAQSGQMLSTLLAAADRAPEFKANEQYHRLVDSIQHCELDIQQARSAFNATVKHYNNAYLAFPTVLVAPFLGFSKAPYLEFDISGNVDATALKSFQTDDGERLKQLLASAGGHLADATRSIAGQAGQAGKLIAGGAGQAGKLLAAKVTERTAVTYFYLPRGGVPRGPVPLPTVRELIQRGELEADVLVARAGSEDWQPLAAVASEG
- a CDS encoding sigma-70 family RNA polymerase sigma factor codes for the protein MTTDPLPDSDREVVDRLFAAAYEELRRLATAVRRGESSHTLTPTALVNEAWLKLSASPAVGRLSRPEFKRVAARAMRQVLVEAARRRTADKRGGGIPDVTFDEALAHPAASGEDMLQLHEALETLATISPRQAAMVEGRFFGGLEIPEIAEWLGVSEATVLRDWRAARAWLAHALRAQG
- a CDS encoding tetratricopeptide repeat protein encodes the protein MNRARWDRVQALFHEALPLPDGERRAFLEDAAEGDEALVGDVLGMLAQDARGDSILDRGVGPAAEAVIGRLDEAMLGRQLFGPYRLLRILGEGGMGVVYLADRADLGSQAAIKILPDAWLSPGRRERFLAEQRTLAQLNDPGIARLYDADTLPDGTPWFAMEFVDGEPLTAWCRSHQCGIRERLALFRTVCEAVRHAHQHAVIHRDLKPSNIMVRADGVVKLLDFGIAKQLEAVDLPADQTRTGLRALTPAYAAPEQLRGGRVGVHSDVYSLGVVLYELLAGRLPHDLSGRSPDEAAAIIAAQEPPRPSVAARETAARAGDLWSALGAGAWADLDVLCLTAMRADPARRYRTVDALLAEVDRFLDGRPLEARPDTVGYRLGKFVRRHAAAVGSGVTIALLVIGLVAFYTLRLARARNAALAEAARTDQIQRFMLNLFQGGEEDVAPADSLRVVTLLEGGVQQAGTLDREPEVQEELYLTLGSVFQRLGKLDRADSLIAKARAQRAARLGPEDPALARVDVALGRLRLDQARFEDAEALVRRGLASARASLPADHPTVVDATVTLGQVLQKRGRYDEAIGILGEVVRRDSTAGDAAPDRAAHLRELANAHFYAGHYPAADSLGRRVLALHEQRYGRRHPEVATDLASLGEIEVMLGRYAAAESSYAQALAITEGWYGEDHPEVAANLTRLGRALTYERKLPEANAALERAFAIQERVFGPVHPQVAEALNELGNAAWTAGELDLAEARFRRVVAIYRQVFGTQHQFVAVAMSNLASVLSEKKDYHTAEDLFRQAIAIYDAVLSPGHVNAGIGHIKLGRTLLRQRRFREATVETRAGYDILVRQTDPATSFLRAARKDLAAAFDSLGEPAQAARFHAELADTIPPATAVARPAT
- a CDS encoding YHS domain protein, whose product is MHPDPAQTRRLTLRAAALLLLVLPLRLGGQAINTDRAGVALGGYDAVAYHEDQRAVPGTADLIVQHDGATYRFSTAAHRDAFAADPAPYLPAYGGYCAYGVSRGYKVKVDPEAFTLVEGRLYLNYDKGVQGRWLKDIPGYVAKADANWPGLKDQPRR